In the bacterium genome, one interval contains:
- a CDS encoding AbrB/MazE/SpoVT family DNA-binding domain-containing protein, whose amino-acid sequence MFLAIDKYIQSNYNESMTLKLIQIGNSKGIRIPKALLEQCELQDEVIVEVKDKRMVIYAAGNKRSGWKKEFNRMHSMQDDSLLDENHTQSDWDENEWQW is encoded by the coding sequence ATGTTTTTAGCCATTGACAAGTATATACAAAGTAATTACAATGAAAGCATGACATTAAAACTTATACAAATTGGTAATTCAAAAGGTATTCGTATTCCTAAAGCTTTGTTAGAGCAGTGTGAATTGCAAGATGAAGTTATTGTAGAGGTAAAAGATAAACGTATGGTTATTTATGCAGCTGGAAATAAAAGATCTGGTTGGAAAAAAGAGTTCAATCGCATGCATTCCATGCAAGATGATAGCTTGTTGGATGAAAATCATACACAGAGTGACTGGGATGAAAACGAATGGCAGTGGTAG
- a CDS encoding permease, whose amino-acid sequence MECCPPEEKQNSCHPQKNKRSWYSFFRLMLLCASVLYIGHLLNSVYFNIENKHAHLLHAFYELMNLMSWGIALGIVFVGLLSFVPREYVISVLGKPRTKVGLIRATLAGLLLDLCNHGILMVGMKLYERGASLGQTMAFLIASPWNSFSLTLILWALMGFKWMLVFVVLSAVIAFVSGMIFDLLENKKILPANPHQVELTPDFKLWTQLKRDWSTYQFQWLDIWHMLKNGFKDSRMIIQWIIFGALLSSIIKTYVPTDIFTQYFGPSLLGLGATLLATTVIEVCSEGAAPVAADFINRAAAPGNSFTFLMAGVSTDYTEIMALKETTHSWKIALFLPLITVPQILILGYLLNQ is encoded by the coding sequence ATGGAGTGTTGTCCACCAGAAGAAAAACAAAACAGTTGTCACCCTCAAAAGAACAAACGGTCTTGGTATTCTTTTTTTAGACTGATGTTGCTTTGTGCAAGTGTGCTGTACATAGGACATCTGCTCAACAGTGTGTACTTTAACATTGAGAATAAACATGCGCACCTTCTGCATGCTTTTTATGAACTGATGAATTTAATGTCCTGGGGTATTGCTTTGGGTATTGTGTTTGTGGGTTTATTGTCATTTGTTCCTAGAGAGTATGTGATTTCTGTTTTAGGCAAGCCAAGAACCAAAGTGGGTTTGATCCGTGCAACTTTGGCCGGATTACTTTTGGATTTATGCAACCACGGTATTTTGATGGTGGGGATGAAGCTTTATGAACGGGGAGCCAGTTTGGGTCAAACCATGGCTTTTTTAATTGCCAGCCCATGGAATTCTTTTTCTTTAACCTTAATTCTTTGGGCATTGATGGGCTTTAAATGGATGCTGGTGTTTGTGGTTTTGTCTGCGGTCATTGCGTTTGTGTCTGGAATGATTTTTGATTTATTGGAAAATAAAAAAATTTTGCCAGCCAATCCACATCAAGTTGAGTTGACTCCAGACTTTAAACTTTGGACGCAGCTAAAACGGGACTGGAGCACTTACCAGTTTCAATGGCTGGATATTTGGCATATGCTTAAAAACGGTTTTAAAGATTCCAGGATGATTATTCAGTGGATTATTTTTGGGGCGCTGCTTTCCAGCATCATAAAAACTTATGTACCCACAGATATTTTTACGCAGTATTTTGGTCCCAGCTTGCTGGGTTTGGGTGCTACCCTGCTGGCAACAACTGTGATTGAAGTCTGTTCAGAGGGAGCTGCTCCGGTAGCGGCAGATTTTATCAACAGAGCCGCAGCCCCGGGCAACAGTTTTACCTTTTTGATGGCCGGTGTTTCTACAGACTATACAGAGATTATGGCCTTAAAAGAAACCACGCACTCTTGGAAAATAGCACTATTTTTACCGCTTATCACTGTGCCCCAAATATTAATTTTGGGATATCTGCTCAATCAATAA
- a CDS encoding type II toxin-antitoxin system PemK/MazF family toxin yields the protein MAVVGKRFDVILVNLDPTVGHEIKKTRPCLVISPDEMNQYIQTRVVAPMTTKGRSYPTRIACSFSNKKGQIVLDQIRTIDQKRMIKKLGRIDLRVQKKVSTLLVEMFSY from the coding sequence ATGGCAGTGGTAGGAAAACGCTTCGATGTGATTTTGGTCAACTTAGATCCTACAGTAGGCCATGAAATTAAAAAAACCAGACCGTGTTTAGTGATTTCACCTGATGAAATGAATCAATACATTCAAACTAGAGTCGTTGCTCCAATGACCACAAAAGGCCGTAGTTATCCAACAAGAATAGCGTGCAGCTTTAGCAATAAAAAAGGCCAGATTGTCTTGGATCAAATAAGAACCATAGATCAGAAACGCATGATTAAAAAATTAGGACGCATAGACTTAAGAGTACAAAAAAAAGTCAGCACCCTACTTGTAGAAATGTTTTCTTATTGA
- a CDS encoding UvrD-helicase domain-containing protein: MEQLDTFTPLDHAVRQLATEQTQKNLSIEAGAGTGKTTLLSHRYVNTVLNHAVPLSQCVAITFTEKAALELKQRIHDLLLKKQRPDLAKDVYSAPISTIHAFCSNLLHQKPFAAGLDPGFTQLDPLQQRAFLDHCFNLFLNHCLSDLNSEKNLNSSDSSQVLYRLNAYDIDVRKVKTLCMQAYDNRAFFKHTLLKTIPWPDTKSFIVSLFNSYKKLSDLSHAYCDDKEDKAYQAIESMVIKLQYLSEQNIIEHINSIMFQLKISSRDGSQKKWKDEKTLKYIKTSFAHLKQQLEQMQTQLGHCIANDTLFLLKDFIRFVDQQKKEDSLLDFDDLITLSLQLVKEDSSVRQYFQSMYRCFFVDEFQDTDPIQKELIWLLCGLHQSDVHHSTFIVGDPKQSIYRFRGASLETYAQATEDFKHKQQHKPIVQNFRSSEKIIEWINVGFSKLLKEHYHALQALPSHSGKDPAIVTLEPKEDHAQLNTQQLLQEEAQCIAQYIDQLLQKKEPFIYDKASGSYRPAQAKDIALIYPTSTGLDYLEESLRKHAIPFLSQGSRSFFKRSEIEGLIYILHALANPTDSIALVAALKSCYLAIHDQDIFSLYKQKRSVCILDINDTLLEHLNTPLKQALSSLQKCYHDLHKTVQYSLSDVLSFILKNFSVYPALALRKHHAQAQANIEKFILLTQYYENSVSGHLYDFTQWCLSNQDKSHDQPEAPINTQNINAVQLMTMHKSKGLEFPVVIMAQLASKSMPFSNFLSHAHLHRYSFGYSHSGQNMHTQNYTQMLNYERSSILQEKKRLLYVACTRAKDRLVMSRFSSNNYKDSYHALLEPVLQETQTLLSPFKTSTKLDMNNKAKTTQPDVSSIAALDADTVWQNYQQAQSAIKDLHRSLDEYFSLPKKENNEEKNLHASLAKIEKSYFGSVFHKVMQDLANLNFNPQHLDTVIHQHAINQNHKKELLLLVQHCLNHPLIQQAKKAPTCHAEYPLLIKNAKQRLESLYIDLLFHDGQHWTLIDYKTDELEHKDLHQQTQLYLPQIKRYQQALKSHNIELNQAYVLFVKHQQAMKINI; the protein is encoded by the coding sequence ATGGAACAATTAGATACCTTCACTCCTTTAGACCACGCTGTTCGCCAACTGGCCACAGAGCAAACTCAAAAAAACCTATCAATTGAGGCTGGAGCAGGAACTGGAAAAACAACGTTACTGTCTCATCGTTATGTTAATACTGTTTTAAATCATGCTGTTCCTTTGAGTCAATGTGTTGCTATTACCTTTACTGAAAAAGCTGCTCTAGAACTTAAACAAAGAATTCATGACTTGCTGCTCAAAAAACAACGTCCAGATTTAGCCAAAGACGTTTACAGTGCACCTATTTCTACCATCCATGCATTTTGTTCAAACCTACTTCATCAAAAACCTTTTGCTGCCGGTTTAGACCCTGGTTTTACACAGCTGGATCCCCTTCAGCAGCGCGCCTTTTTAGATCATTGCTTTAACCTCTTTTTAAATCATTGTTTGAGTGATTTAAATTCAGAAAAAAATCTAAATTCTTCGGATTCCAGTCAGGTTTTATATCGCTTGAATGCCTATGATATTGATGTAAGAAAAGTTAAAACTTTATGCATGCAAGCTTACGATAATAGAGCTTTCTTCAAGCATACTCTTTTAAAAACCATACCTTGGCCTGATACAAAAAGCTTTATTGTTTCTTTATTCAATAGCTACAAAAAATTATCCGATCTGTCTCATGCTTACTGTGATGATAAAGAAGACAAGGCTTATCAAGCTATTGAAAGCATGGTGATTAAACTTCAGTATTTAAGTGAACAAAATATTATTGAACACATCAACAGTATTATGTTTCAATTAAAAATTTCTTCTAGAGATGGCTCACAAAAAAAATGGAAGGATGAAAAAACTTTAAAATATATTAAAACAAGCTTTGCTCACCTTAAACAACAACTTGAACAAATGCAAACACAACTGGGGCACTGCATAGCCAACGATACTTTGTTTTTACTTAAAGATTTTATTCGTTTTGTTGACCAGCAAAAAAAAGAAGATAGCCTACTTGATTTTGATGACCTTATTACTTTATCCTTACAGTTGGTTAAAGAAGATAGCTCTGTACGGCAATATTTTCAAAGTATGTACCGTTGTTTTTTTGTTGATGAATTTCAAGACACTGACCCTATACAAAAAGAATTAATTTGGTTGCTCTGTGGCTTGCATCAAAGTGATGTGCACCACAGCACTTTTATTGTCGGTGACCCTAAACAATCTATCTATCGTTTCCGTGGAGCAAGTTTAGAAACTTATGCCCAGGCCACAGAAGATTTTAAACATAAACAACAACATAAGCCTATTGTACAAAATTTTAGATCCTCAGAAAAAATCATTGAATGGATTAATGTTGGTTTTTCTAAGCTTTTAAAAGAACATTATCATGCTTTACAAGCTTTGCCTTCGCATAGCGGAAAAGATCCGGCAATTGTTACATTGGAACCCAAAGAAGACCATGCTCAGCTTAACACTCAACAATTATTACAAGAAGAAGCTCAGTGCATTGCTCAATATATTGATCAACTTTTACAAAAAAAAGAACCCTTTATCTATGATAAGGCGTCCGGATCTTATAGACCTGCACAAGCAAAAGATATTGCTTTAATTTATCCTACCAGCACTGGACTGGACTACTTAGAAGAAAGTTTAAGAAAGCATGCTATTCCATTTTTATCTCAGGGTAGCCGCTCATTTTTTAAACGCTCAGAAATTGAAGGCCTTATTTATATTTTACATGCTCTAGCCAACCCAACAGATTCTATTGCTTTGGTTGCTGCCTTAAAGAGTTGTTATCTTGCCATTCATGATCAAGATATTTTTTCTTTGTATAAGCAAAAGAGGAGTGTCTGTATCTTAGATATCAATGATACATTGTTAGAACATTTAAATACTCCACTAAAACAAGCGTTATCAAGCTTACAAAAATGTTATCATGACTTACATAAAACGGTTCAATACAGTTTAAGTGATGTTTTAAGCTTTATTTTGAAAAATTTTTCTGTGTACCCAGCCTTGGCCTTAAGAAAGCATCATGCTCAAGCACAGGCAAACATTGAAAAATTTATTCTTTTAACTCAGTATTATGAAAACTCTGTATCTGGTCATTTGTATGACTTCACCCAGTGGTGCTTGTCCAATCAAGACAAAAGCCATGATCAACCCGAAGCCCCAATCAACACGCAAAACATCAATGCCGTTCAATTGATGACCATGCATAAATCGAAGGGACTAGAATTTCCTGTGGTCATCATGGCCCAACTGGCCAGCAAATCTATGCCTTTTTCAAATTTTTTAAGCCATGCTCACTTACATCGTTATAGCTTTGGCTATAGCCATAGCGGTCAAAATATGCATACTCAAAACTACACTCAAATGTTAAACTATGAACGCAGTTCTATATTACAAGAAAAAAAGCGGCTCTTGTATGTTGCCTGCACACGGGCTAAAGATCGTTTAGTCATGAGTCGTTTTTCCAGCAATAACTACAAAGACAGCTATCATGCTTTGTTAGAGCCTGTTTTACAAGAGACACAAACACTCTTAAGCCCTTTTAAAACAAGCACGAAGCTAGACATGAATAACAAAGCTAAAACAACACAGCCTGATGTTTCATCTATAGCTGCATTGGATGCAGATACGGTTTGGCAAAACTATCAACAAGCACAGTCAGCCATTAAAGATTTACACAGATCACTGGATGAGTACTTTTCTTTGCCTAAAAAAGAAAATAATGAGGAAAAAAATTTACACGCTTCTTTAGCTAAAATTGAAAAAAGTTATTTTGGTAGTGTGTTTCATAAAGTTATGCAAGACTTAGCCAACTTAAACTTTAATCCACAACATCTTGATACCGTCATACATCAACATGCAATCAATCAAAACCATAAAAAAGAGCTTTTACTTTTGGTGCAACATTGTCTCAACCATCCTTTGATTCAACAGGCAAAAAAAGCACCTACCTGCCATGCAGAATACCCTTTATTGATTAAAAACGCGAAGCAGCGTCTTGAGTCTTTGTACATTGATCTTCTATTCCATGATGGGCAGCACTGGACGCTAATCGATTATAAGACTGATGAACTTGAACACAAAGACTTACACCAACAGACACAACTGTATTTGCCACAAATCAAACGTTATCAACAAGCTTTAAAAAGCCACAACATTGAATTAAATCAAGCCTATGTTTTGTTTGTAAAACATCAACAAGCTATGAAAATCAATATTTAA
- a CDS encoding ATP synthase F0 subunit C: protein MSLKHVFGLVLVLGLGAAFAENTEGAQETVAAASNGTMWYAIAAAFGMAIASFGGASAQSRAVAAALEGIARNPGAQNKVFIPMILGVAFIETVVLFSYLIASGILKKM from the coding sequence ATGTCATTAAAACATGTTTTTGGTTTGGTTTTGGTGTTGGGTTTAGGTGCAGCATTTGCTGAAAATACTGAAGGTGCACAAGAAACAGTTGCTGCAGCTTCTAATGGTACCATGTGGTATGCAATTGCAGCAGCCTTTGGTATGGCCATTGCTTCTTTTGGTGGAGCTTCAGCTCAGTCCAGAGCAGTTGCAGCAGCATTAGAAGGTATTGCTCGCAACCCCGGTGCGCAAAATAAAGTGTTTATTCCAATGATTTTGGGTGTTGCCTTTATCGAGACAGTTGTTTTGTTTTCATATTTGATTGCAAGCGGCATTCTTAAAAAAATGTAA
- a CDS encoding tetratricopeptide repeat protein encodes MSILSLIGLLILTGCAEYAFYQAEKQRHNKRYYQSVASYLKFAHKHADHRKAAQAVYRAAKIQQDILLDIKQAHENFSMLVDKFPVGNYTLLAQEEIAHIQKDIFRQYDQAIIEYEKLLDISPDYPNKYQVKKAMAECYTKLNQYEQADIEYMELIKNFPNQAQSQEVFFAIANNAYIGNKPKKAIEYYHKVLEQTPKDHKKGEALFNIAAAYEDMDNFAKAKSFYLQAKNFYPNPEIIDIRLKALRKRQSKKFRAK; translated from the coding sequence ATGTCCATACTATCCTTGATTGGTTTGCTTATATTAACGGGTTGCGCAGAGTATGCCTTTTATCAAGCAGAAAAACAGCGTCACAATAAGCGCTATTATCAGAGTGTGGCATCCTATTTAAAATTTGCTCATAAACATGCAGATCATAGAAAAGCAGCACAAGCAGTGTATAGAGCTGCAAAAATTCAACAAGATATTTTATTGGATATCAAACAAGCCCATGAAAACTTTAGTATGTTGGTGGATAAATTTCCGGTAGGCAACTATACCCTGTTGGCTCAAGAAGAAATTGCCCACATACAAAAAGATATTTTCAGACAATATGACCAAGCCATCATCGAATATGAAAAGTTACTGGATATTTCACCAGATTATCCCAACAAGTATCAGGTAAAAAAAGCTATGGCAGAATGCTACACCAAGCTAAACCAATATGAACAAGCAGATATAGAGTACATGGAGTTGATTAAAAACTTTCCCAACCAGGCCCAGAGCCAAGAAGTCTTCTTTGCAATTGCTAACAATGCTTATATTGGCAACAAGCCAAAAAAAGCCATTGAATATTATCATAAAGTCTTAGAGCAAACTCCTAAAGATCATAAAAAGGGTGAAGCATTATTCAACATTGCAGCCGCCTATGAAGACATGGATAATTTTGCCAAAGCCAAAAGCTTTTATTTGCAAGCCAAAAACTTTTATCCCAACCCAGAGATTATTGATATTCGCCTCAAAGCATTAAGAAAAAGACAAAGTAAAAAATTTAGAGCAAAATAA
- the dnaJ gene encoding molecular chaperone DnaJ, with protein MATQRDYYEILSVSKTATAIEIKKAYRVLARQYHPDLNPDNQEAETKFKECSEAYEVLRDEKKRAIYDQYGHAGLNQQGFSGFNNMDDVFSSFGDIFDSFFGGGFSSGSRRQGPRRGNDLQVQCSISFKEAVFGCEKEIEIEREVTCQTCDGQGHDKEHEPVTCDQCQGYGQVQQNQGFISIARTCPQCRGAGRIITHPCKDCSGSGRDAERKTVNVDIPAGVENGMQVRLSGEGEAGSQGGPSGDLFVFLDIAEHDLFKRQNEHLYRKLDIGMAQAALGTTCTVETLDGHEDITIPKASQPGDLITIKGKGVPYLRRKGRGNLYVQLNVTIPERLSSKQKELLEAFAKESGEKIADSKSIKDKIKKTFS; from the coding sequence ATGGCAACGCAACGTGATTATTATGAAATTTTATCAGTTTCAAAAACGGCAACAGCAATAGAAATAAAAAAAGCTTATCGAGTTTTGGCTCGTCAATATCATCCTGATCTTAATCCAGATAATCAAGAGGCAGAAACCAAATTCAAAGAATGTTCTGAAGCCTATGAAGTGTTGAGGGACGAAAAAAAACGAGCGATATATGATCAGTATGGACATGCAGGTCTCAATCAGCAAGGGTTTTCTGGCTTTAACAATATGGATGATGTGTTTTCATCCTTTGGTGATATTTTTGATAGTTTTTTTGGGGGTGGCTTCTCATCAGGTTCCAGGCGCCAAGGCCCTAGACGTGGCAATGATTTACAAGTTCAATGCAGCATAAGCTTCAAAGAAGCTGTCTTTGGCTGTGAAAAAGAAATTGAAATAGAACGTGAAGTAACATGTCAAACATGCGATGGCCAAGGCCATGATAAAGAGCATGAGCCCGTCACCTGTGATCAATGTCAAGGCTATGGACAAGTCCAACAAAATCAAGGATTCATTTCTATTGCCCGTACCTGTCCTCAGTGTAGAGGCGCAGGAAGGATCATTACCCATCCATGCAAAGACTGTTCAGGCTCTGGTAGAGATGCAGAAAGAAAAACAGTTAATGTGGATATTCCTGCTGGCGTAGAAAATGGTATGCAAGTTCGTCTCAGTGGAGAAGGTGAAGCGGGTAGTCAAGGTGGCCCTAGCGGCGACTTGTTTGTCTTTTTAGACATTGCTGAGCATGATCTATTTAAACGACAAAACGAGCATCTTTACCGCAAACTTGATATTGGTATGGCGCAAGCTGCTCTAGGAACCACATGCACGGTAGAAACTTTAGATGGTCATGAAGATATCACCATCCCAAAAGCATCACAGCCCGGTGACTTAATTACCATTAAAGGTAAGGGCGTTCCTTATTTAAGACGCAAAGGGCGTGGTAACCTTTATGTACAGCTTAATGTTACAATACCAGAGCGTTTAAGCAGCAAACAAAAAGAATTACTAGAAGCATTTGCCAAAGAAAGCGGTGAAAAAATTGCTGATAGCAAAAGCATTAAAGATAAAATAAAAAAAACCTTTTCTTGA
- a CDS encoding YHS domain protein, producing MKVQKIILKCAKKIGFVLFFLSLLFNAIHANASVAYYQSKGIFIDGYDPVAYIKQNKAIKGQKKFQHHHEGTVIYFSSKANQQAFLSNPDVFLPQYKGWCAYAMADSGDLVEIDPKSFKVINGKIYLFYKSWLSNTLKKWNKKDDARQIQQANKNWQLKHVR from the coding sequence GTGAAAGTACAAAAAATAATTTTAAAATGCGCTAAAAAGATTGGCTTTGTACTTTTCTTTTTGTCTTTGCTGTTCAATGCAATACATGCCAATGCGTCTGTGGCTTATTATCAAAGCAAAGGTATCTTTATTGATGGCTATGATCCAGTGGCTTATATCAAACAGAATAAAGCCATCAAAGGGCAAAAGAAATTTCAGCATCACCATGAAGGAACAGTTATTTATTTCAGCTCTAAAGCCAATCAGCAGGCATTTCTCAGCAATCCAGATGTATTTTTACCGCAATATAAAGGATGGTGCGCTTATGCCATGGCCGATAGTGGTGACTTGGTAGAGATAGATCCAAAAAGTTTTAAGGTCATCAATGGCAAGATATACCTGTTCTACAAAAGCTGGCTGAGCAACACTTTAAAAAAATGGAATAAAAAAGATGATGCCCGTCAAATTCAGCAAGCCAATAAAAATTGGCAACTAAAGCATGTAAGATAA
- the atpB gene encoding F0F1 ATP synthase subunit A has product MEHHPHTWFHFIPGVNHHNVHMITTSFVVLMLVAGSLIIYPRLKVAQANLIPDKKFNLKTFFELLVEVLAGLSKDVIGPNHYKYLPFVGTIFMFIFFSNLIGMIPGFLPPTENWATGAAVAIISFIAYNYFGFAEQGPAYVKHFMAPLSLKGVKNIFAFGILFILLVGFQVFFIGVELIGNVLRPITLSIRLFANITADHQLLGSFIELFEWGLPIPFMILGIFVSFMQAFIFTLLSMVYISMAVSHDH; this is encoded by the coding sequence ATGGAACATCATCCACATACTTGGTTTCATTTTATTCCAGGGGTTAATCACCATAATGTGCATATGATTACAACGAGTTTTGTTGTGCTTATGTTGGTTGCCGGCAGTTTAATTATATATCCGCGTCTCAAAGTAGCGCAAGCCAACCTCATTCCAGATAAAAAGTTCAACTTAAAAACTTTTTTTGAGCTTTTGGTTGAAGTTTTAGCCGGTTTAAGCAAAGACGTGATTGGTCCCAATCACTATAAATACCTGCCCTTTGTTGGCACCATTTTTATGTTCATTTTCTTTTCCAATCTTATTGGTATGATTCCGGGCTTTTTGCCCCCTACAGAAAATTGGGCAACCGGGGCAGCTGTGGCCATTATTTCATTTATTGCCTACAATTACTTTGGCTTTGCTGAGCAGGGGCCTGCGTATGTAAAACATTTTATGGCACCGCTATCCTTAAAAGGGGTTAAAAATATTTTTGCATTTGGTATTTTGTTCATTTTACTTGTTGGTTTTCAGGTGTTTTTTATAGGAGTTGAATTAATAGGTAATGTATTAAGGCCAATAACGTTATCGATAAGGTTGTTTGCAAACATCACAGCAGACCACCAGCTTTTAGGATCATTTATTGAGCTTTTTGAATGGGGACTTCCAATTCCATTCATGATTTTGGGAATCTTTGTGTCCTTCATGCAGGCCTTTATTTTCACGTTATTATCCATGGTTTATATCTCCATGGCGGTATCGCACGACCATTAG
- the hemL gene encoding glutamate-1-semialdehyde 2,1-aminomutase, which yields MKRPLSEELFITAQKIMPGGVNSPVRSFASVGGHPFYVEKGKGAKITDADGNSYIDYVMSWGPLIFGHAHPDILAKIEKTLHNGTSFGACSGFEIELAKLVTQSVPSVEKVRFVNSGTEACMSAIRLARGYTGRKKILKFNGCYHGHADAFLVEGGSGVATLGIPGSPGVPQETVQDTMSISYNDLDLLEKTIKQSPKDYAAIIVEPIAGNMGLVEPKPGFLQAIRKLCDDYGIVCIFDEVMTGFRVHKHSAQGLYDIKPDLTCLGKIIGGGMPVGAYGGKKKIMDYIAPLGPVYQAGTLSGNPVCMAAGIKTLKMLKEESPYETLEHRSRYLQEELEKEAQKAGVAVKVNRVGSMLTLFFSEHDINDFESSKQSHQEKFSKYFQAMLEQGVYLPPSAFECWFISTAHDESILQQTIAAHKEALQKI from the coding sequence ATGAAAAGACCGCTTTCTGAAGAACTTTTTATCACCGCCCAAAAAATAATGCCAGGTGGGGTTAACTCTCCCGTGCGTTCATTTGCATCTGTGGGTGGACACCCTTTTTATGTAGAAAAAGGCAAAGGCGCCAAAATCACCGACGCCGATGGTAACAGCTATATAGATTATGTCATGAGCTGGGGGCCTCTTATTTTTGGACATGCGCACCCTGACATATTGGCTAAAATAGAAAAAACATTACATAACGGTACATCATTTGGTGCTTGCAGTGGTTTTGAAATTGAGTTGGCTAAACTGGTTACCCAAAGTGTTCCCAGTGTAGAAAAAGTACGTTTTGTTAATTCAGGAACAGAAGCCTGTATGAGCGCCATACGCCTGGCTCGTGGCTATACAGGGCGTAAAAAAATCTTAAAATTTAATGGCTGCTACCACGGACATGCAGATGCATTTTTGGTTGAAGGTGGATCAGGTGTAGCAACCTTAGGTATTCCTGGCTCACCAGGTGTTCCACAAGAAACCGTTCAAGATACCATGAGTATCTCTTACAATGATCTTGACTTGCTAGAGAAAACCATAAAACAATCACCCAAAGATTATGCTGCCATAATTGTAGAGCCGATTGCCGGTAACATGGGCTTGGTTGAACCCAAACCCGGATTTTTACAAGCTATTAGAAAACTGTGTGATGATTATGGCATTGTTTGTATTTTTGATGAAGTGATGACCGGGTTTAGAGTTCATAAACATAGTGCTCAGGGTTTGTATGATATTAAGCCTGACTTGACGTGTTTGGGTAAAATTATTGGCGGTGGTATGCCGGTAGGTGCCTATGGCGGAAAAAAGAAAATCATGGATTATATTGCGCCCTTGGGTCCGGTTTATCAGGCGGGAACTTTGTCTGGTAACCCTGTGTGTATGGCAGCAGGGATTAAAACTTTAAAAATGCTTAAAGAAGAAAGTCCCTATGAAACTTTGGAGCACAGAAGCCGATACCTGCAAGAAGAGTTAGAAAAAGAAGCTCAGAAAGCTGGAGTTGCAGTCAAAGTCAATCGCGTCGGTTCCATGTTAACCTTGTTTTTTTCCGAGCATGATATCAATGATTTTGAAAGCAGCAAACAGAGCCATCAAGAAAAATTCAGCAAGTATTTTCAAGCCATGTTGGAGCAGGGTGTTTATTTGCCCCCCTCTGCCTTTGAGTGCTGGTTTATTTCTACAGCCCATGATGAAAGCATTTTGCAACAAACCATAGCTGCTCACAAAGAAGCGCTTCAAAAAATATAG